From the genome of Candidatus Poribacteria bacterium, one region includes:
- a CDS encoding mannonate dehydratase: protein MNQAQQGKAKMHVGVQGVGTSKPELQFLVRHGVTHMDAPVKNTEVDTLLRHKEEAAAEGVGLDMIHIGIPQSITLAQDPQRDRDLDTVCQDIENAGKAGLRGLNYNFHTVHYPIYRTESTPGRGGTTYSTFDMSKFDNETLTELGQVSRDEVFERMAYFLERVIPVAEANNVQMACHFNDPPAPVLKGIEGWNYPVFEGLKRFVELADSPYHGFNFCCGTASEGLENPGEELYEIVRYFGARGKLFNIHFRNIRGRLHNFQEVWPDEGAVDMYKVAQVLRDVGYSYMLMPDHAPHHPDDVSPPGVSGRVRQAWAFQFGYITALIQAVNAAA from the coding sequence ATGAATCAAGCACAACAAGGGAAAGCGAAAATGCACGTGGGTGTTCAAGGTGTAGGGACATCAAAACCAGAATTGCAATTTCTCGTCCGACACGGTGTGACACACATGGATGCCCCTGTCAAGAACACAGAGGTCGACACGCTGCTTCGACACAAGGAAGAAGCCGCAGCCGAAGGCGTTGGCCTTGATATGATTCATATCGGAATACCGCAGAGTATCACCCTCGCTCAAGACCCACAGCGTGACCGAGACCTCGATACGGTTTGCCAAGATATTGAAAACGCAGGTAAAGCTGGACTCCGTGGGCTGAATTATAACTTCCATACGGTTCACTACCCAATCTATCGGACGGAGAGTACACCCGGACGAGGCGGAACGACATACAGCACTTTCGATATGTCAAAGTTTGACAATGAAACGTTGACCGAACTTGGACAGGTAAGCCGTGACGAAGTGTTTGAACGGATGGCTTATTTTCTGGAGCGGGTGATTCCGGTGGCAGAGGCGAACAATGTGCAGATGGCTTGTCATTTCAATGACCCGCCAGCACCGGTTTTGAAGGGCATCGAAGGGTGGAATTACCCAGTCTTTGAAGGATTGAAGCGTTTTGTTGAGTTGGCAGATAGTCCCTACCACGGATTCAACTTCTGTTGTGGAACTGCTTCGGAAGGGTTAGAAAATCCCGGCGAAGAACTGTACGAGATCGTGCGGTACTTCGGGGCACGGGGGAAGTTGTTTAACATCCATTTCCGTAACATTCGCGGTAGATTGCACAACTTTCAGGAGGTTTGGCCCGATGAAGGGGCTGTGGACATGTACAAAGTCGCGCAGGTGCTTCGAGACGTAGGATACTCTTACATGCTGATGCCTGATCATGCACCACATCATCCGGATGATGTCTCCCCGCCGGGGGTTTCGGGGCGGGTACGGCAGGCGTGGGCGTTCCAGTTCGGTTATATCACTGCGCTCATCCAAGCAGTGAATGCTGCAGCATAA
- a CDS encoding phytanoyl-CoA dioxygenase family protein, which yields MKDVADGETKLEEKRMDIDKLKVELEEYGFVIIHNLIPTNQAARMTDRLMDIMRQQPDRDMPNQNLRGVFNYDDQDTFIPLVTHPVYLELAAHMLGPGFQMAEVGARWIKPGAEAQNLHADVPIGWFPQSGLTIPDACFLVNCIWMLTDFTLENGATQVMPFSHHSRRTPRSGVDYDHLVTAEGPAGSIVIFHGAIWHRGGANVTTDKHRIGVSSGFHASWMDPAAGGWYLMKRSVRDRMPPEIQAMNRHVVED from the coding sequence ATGAAAGATGTCGCGGACGGTGAAACGAAACTGGAGGAGAAGCGCATGGACATTGACAAATTGAAAGTCGAGCTAGAGGAATACGGCTTCGTCATCATACATAATCTGATTCCGACCAATCAAGCAGCCCGCATGACAGACCGCCTGATGGACATCATGCGTCAGCAGCCCGATAGGGACATGCCGAATCAGAACCTGCGTGGCGTGTTTAATTACGACGACCAGGATACGTTCATCCCGCTCGTTACCCACCCGGTGTACTTGGAGTTGGCAGCACACATGCTGGGACCCGGATTCCAGATGGCAGAGGTCGGTGCGCGATGGATTAAGCCGGGGGCGGAGGCACAAAATCTCCATGCAGATGTACCAATCGGCTGGTTTCCCCAATCCGGCCTGACTATACCGGACGCCTGCTTTCTCGTCAACTGCATTTGGATGTTGACCGATTTTACACTCGAAAACGGTGCCACGCAGGTAATGCCTTTCAGCCATCATTCGCGCCGAACCCCGCGATCCGGAGTTGACTACGACCATCTAGTAACCGCCGAGGGTCCCGCAGGTTCTATCGTTATTTTTCACGGAGCCATCTGGCATCGTGGAGGCGCGAACGTCACTACAGACAAGCACCGCATAGGCGTGTCAAGCGGATTTCACGCTTCTTGGATGGATCCGGCCGCCGGAGGGTGGTATTTGATGAAGAGAAGTGTGCGCGACCGGATGCCACCAGAAATCCAAGCGATGAATCGGCATGTGGTCGAGGACTAA
- a CDS encoding mannonate dehydratase, with translation MNQSQQGKAKMHVGVQGIGTSKPELQFLVRHGVTHMDASVENTETETLIRHKEEAASEGVSLDMIHINLPRSITLAQDPQRDRDLDTVCQDIENAGKAGLRGLNYNFCIVQHQRTESTPGRGGTTYSTFDMSKFNNEALTEAGRVSRDEAFERAAYFLERVIPVAEANSVQMACHLNDPPAPVLKGVERWNYPVFEGLKRFVELVDSPYHGFNFCCGTASEGLENPGEELYEIVRYFGERGKLFNIHFRNIRGGLHNFQEVWPDEGDVDMYKVAQVLADVGYPYMLMPDHAPHHPDDVSPPGVSGRVRQAWAFQFGYIIALLQAVNAAAS, from the coding sequence ATGAATCAATCACAACAAGGGAAAGCAAAAATGCACGTGGGCGTTCAAGGTATAGGAACGTCAAAACCAGAATTACAATTTCTTGTCCGGCATGGTGTGACGCACATGGATGCCTCTGTCGAAAACACAGAGACTGAAACGCTAATTCGACACAAAGAAGAAGCTGCCTCCGAAGGCGTTAGCCTTGATATGATTCATATCAATCTCCCGAGGAGTATCACTCTTGCTCAAGACCCACAGCGAGATCGAGACCTCGACACGGTATGTCAAGATATCGAAAATGCGGGCAAAGCCGGGCTCCGTGGACTGAACTATAACTTTTGCATTGTTCAGCATCAACGGACGGAGAGCACACCCGGACGAGGTGGAACAACGTACAGTACCTTCGATATGTCAAAATTTAACAATGAAGCGCTGACCGAAGCGGGTCGGGTGAGTCGCGACGAAGCGTTTGAACGGGCTGCCTATTTTCTAGAACGCGTCATTCCGGTGGCAGAGGCAAACAGTGTGCAGATGGCGTGCCACCTCAACGATCCGCCAGCACCCGTTTTGAAGGGGGTCGAACGGTGGAATTACCCGGTCTTTGAGGGGTTAAAACGTTTTGTTGAGTTGGTAGATAGTCCCTACCACGGATTCAACTTCTGCTGTGGAACCGCTTCGGAAGGGTTAGAAAATCCCGGCGAAGAACTGTACGAGATCGTGCGGTACTTCGGGGAGAGAGGGAAGTTGTTCAATATCCATTTCCGTAATATCCGCGGCGGACTGCACAACTTTCAGGAGGTTTGGCCCGACGAAGGTGATGTAGATATGTACAAAGTGGCACAAGTGCTTGCAGATGTAGGATATCCTTATATGCTGATGCCTGACCATGCACCACATCATCCGGATGATGTCTCCCCGCCGGGGGTTTCGGGGCGGGTACGGCAAGCGTGGGCATTCCAGTTCGGTTATATCATTGCGCTCCTCCAAGCGGTGAATGCTGCAGCATCATAG
- a CDS encoding phytanoyl-CoA dioxygenase family protein: protein MKIDRNRFLEEGYVVLRNVVPADELDALRASYEILVERQKVIWAQEREPDDSPGGVWETSAQPRLLLHRSPLADLIDKDTASAVEIWLHENTQGASSELLGVSDAAVTEMMLMCNPVRDRGPAHWHRDLYPPYGAPLQGYVDDIVEAGPRYVQWNLCLYDDDVLWVIPGSHARLNTELENELLGTNRHSPFPGGVQTHLNAGDGVAYILPILHWGSNYSTKMRRTIHGGFSTFTQYENQSYMKHLSTPAQETFDRWIQCSDQMIAHTESILRAAIKKDAAAYHASLEKLHPGRGEKGKMLSTVYLSKIAKRVYDCKHPNFKNLPQETRDSTIRSHPITLQWGLPLADRFSFEEARTLWDRFKPVDARIQSLVEDTAPGYENRPSRYHFNEMPTDFSVEDFTTGWLQSR, encoded by the coding sequence ATGAAAATAGATCGTAATCGATTCCTTGAGGAGGGGTATGTTGTTCTACGCAACGTTGTTCCGGCAGATGAGCTAGATGCGCTGCGCGCAAGCTACGAGATTCTGGTTGAACGGCAAAAAGTAATCTGGGCACAGGAACGCGAGCCAGACGACTCGCCCGGCGGCGTGTGGGAGACCTCTGCTCAACCACGGCTGCTCCTGCACCGAAGTCCGCTTGCAGACTTGATAGATAAAGATACTGCCAGTGCTGTGGAGATCTGGCTTCATGAAAACACACAGGGCGCCAGCAGCGAGTTGTTGGGGGTGTCAGATGCGGCGGTCACAGAGATGATGTTGATGTGTAATCCGGTTCGAGATCGGGGTCCCGCCCATTGGCACCGTGATTTATATCCCCCTTACGGTGCACCGTTGCAAGGTTATGTGGACGATATTGTCGAGGCAGGTCCCAGATATGTGCAGTGGAATCTCTGCCTTTACGACGATGACGTGCTGTGGGTGATACCCGGTAGCCACGCGCGTCTCAACACAGAGCTAGAAAATGAACTGTTAGGGACAAATCGCCATAGTCCTTTTCCCGGTGGCGTTCAGACGCACCTCAATGCGGGTGATGGTGTGGCTTATATTCTGCCGATTTTGCATTGGGGTAGTAACTATAGTACCAAAATGCGGCGCACGATTCACGGCGGCTTTTCAACCTTTACTCAGTATGAAAATCAGAGTTACATGAAACATCTGTCAACACCTGCCCAAGAGACATTTGACCGTTGGATACAGTGCAGTGATCAGATGATAGCGCACACCGAATCAATACTTCGAGCCGCCATCAAAAAAGATGCTGCCGCCTACCACGCGAGTCTCGAAAAACTCCATCCGGGCAGGGGCGAGAAGGGCAAAATGCTCTCGACAGTATACCTGAGCAAGATTGCCAAACGCGTGTATGATTGTAAACACCCCAATTTTAAAAATCTACCGCAGGAGACCCGTGACTCGACGATTCGATCACATCCGATAACGCTCCAATGGGGGCTACCTCTTGCAGATCGATTCTCTTTTGAAGAAGCGCGAACCTTGTGGGACCGGTTCAAACCGGTTGATGCCCGCATCCAGTCGCTTGTTGAAGACACCGCCCCCGGATATGAGAACCGTCCGTCGCGGTATCACTTCAATGAGATGCCTACCGATTTCAGTGTCGAGGACTTTACCACCGGCTGGCTGCAGTCAAGATAA
- a CDS encoding pentapeptide repeat-containing protein, whose protein sequence is MNQLTKTDVLKRLQRGESFIGEDLTDIDLSGASTDLTEANFNAANLSNANFKGAIMKGVFLVGANLTNANFEDADLGGAFLSGAVLAGTNFRGANLRKATIGAPDWVVSDAFGSLTSFENADLEDAIFGETVMKGAILFGANLKGAYLYEVDLSEAVYKSSDLEGAVTKKAFQESIWD, encoded by the coding sequence ATGAATCAACTTACCAAAACCGATGTTCTCAAACGCCTTCAACGGGGTGAATCATTTATTGGAGAAGACTTGACGGATATTGATCTGTCGGGGGCTTCCACTGATTTAACAGAAGCAAACTTCAACGCCGCAAATCTTTCCAATGCTAACTTTAAAGGCGCAATAATGAAAGGCGTTTTCCTCGTTGGGGCAAATTTAACCAACGCTAACTTTGAAGACGCGGACCTTGGAGGCGCGTTTCTCAGTGGTGCGGTGCTTGCTGGCACAAATTTTCGAGGCGCAAATTTACGCAAGGCTACAATTGGGGCACCAGATTGGGTCGTTTCGGATGCGTTTGGCAGCCTAACCAGCTTTGAAAATGCCGATCTCGAAGATGCAATTTTCGGTGAAACTGTGATGAAAGGCGCCATTCTGTTTGGAGCTAACCTCAAGGGTGCCTATTTATACGAAGTAGATCTTTCAGAAGCTGTATACAAATCTTCAGACCTCGAAGGGGCAGTTACGAAAAAGGCATTTCAAGAATCAATTTGGGATTAA
- a CDS encoding DUF547 domain-containing protein codes for MKSTTRWLIGGVTVLCVLGTWFLYPHRVESEEQDGTESQVTTTDDKFSHELFDQVLQKYVDSQGRVDYAGLKNDPGTLQSYLDLLAVNAPSDKATFQTGLAFWINAYNALTIKGVLDHYPTTSVRKIKLFGGFFSRIKFQVGGRGYTLDNIEHDIIRYEYGDPRIHFALVCASLGCPILEKRAFVPETLEERLDNSTAKFINNPEKVRLDRENGVLYLSQIFEWYAEDFEDTHGSVINFIAEYLPEADATFLKGKEIRIQYVPYDWCLNAQSGVEEQK; via the coding sequence ATGAAATCAACAACACGTTGGTTAATTGGCGGGGTTACTGTCTTATGTGTTTTAGGTACGTGGTTTCTGTATCCGCATCGGGTTGAAAGCGAAGAGCAGGACGGAACAGAAAGTCAAGTTACCACAACTGATGACAAATTTAGCCACGAACTATTTGACCAAGTTTTGCAAAAATATGTCGATTCGCAAGGGCGAGTTGACTACGCCGGGCTCAAAAACGATCCGGGAACGTTGCAATCTTATTTGGATCTGCTTGCCGTGAACGCGCCTAGCGATAAGGCGACTTTTCAGACCGGACTCGCCTTTTGGATTAACGCCTACAATGCGCTCACGATCAAGGGTGTCCTTGACCACTACCCGACAACAAGCGTTCGTAAAATCAAGCTATTCGGCGGTTTCTTTTCTCGTATCAAGTTCCAAGTTGGTGGACGCGGCTACACCTTGGACAACATTGAACATGACATCATTCGATATGAATATGGGGACCCGCGCATCCATTTCGCGCTAGTTTGTGCGTCGCTAGGATGCCCAATTTTGGAGAAGCGAGCGTTCGTTCCAGAAACGCTTGAAGAGCGGCTCGACAATTCCACAGCAAAGTTTATCAATAATCCAGAAAAAGTACGTTTAGACCGTGAAAATGGTGTGCTATACCTTTCACAGATTTTTGAGTGGTACGCAGAAGACTTTGAGGACACCCACGGTAGCGTTATCAATTTCATTGCGGAATATCTTCCGGAAGCAGATGCTACTTTTCTCAAAGGGAAAGAGATACGGATTCAATATGTCCCATACGACTGGTGTCTTAATGCACAGTCAGGAGTAGAAGAACAAAAGTGA
- a CDS encoding Gfo/Idh/MocA family oxidoreductase, which translates to MAEKKAYWGLLSTARINERVIPAIRSSGRSELVAVASRSKERAQTYAKQWDIPRAYDTYEQMLADPAINVIYLSLPNHLHTEWAIKCAEAGKQILCEKPIAITTEEVAQMAQAADRNGVIIQEAAMMRFHPQTQYLRELVAKRAIGDIRLIRGVFAFTLENPGDIRLEANMGGGSLWDLGSYCVSFARTVLQAEPVEVSAYQVSGDTGVDMSLSAQMQFPAGTLVQFFSSFQSFAHIEADFLGTEGRIYADIPWANHIGASANVQVTRSGDAEETSTFSDNIEGHTTNTKTYENMNAYQCEIDSMVESVLNGAEPIISLTDSWKNVATIVALHESAQTSKPVRPETWNEKLT; encoded by the coding sequence ATGGCAGAGAAGAAGGCATATTGGGGATTGTTAAGCACCGCTCGAATCAATGAGCGAGTAATCCCCGCCATCCGTAGTTCGGGACGGAGTGAGCTCGTAGCTGTGGCAAGTCGTAGTAAAGAAAGAGCGCAGACTTATGCCAAACAGTGGGACATTCCCCGCGCCTACGACACGTATGAGCAGATGCTTGCCGATCCAGCAATTAACGTGATTTACCTCTCTTTACCCAACCATCTGCACACCGAGTGGGCTATCAAGTGCGCAGAGGCAGGAAAGCAGATCCTGTGCGAAAAACCGATTGCCATAACGACCGAAGAGGTGGCTCAGATGGCACAGGCAGCTGACAGAAACGGTGTCATCATACAAGAAGCCGCGATGATGCGCTTCCATCCGCAGACCCAGTATCTCCGCGAGTTGGTCGCCAAAAGAGCCATCGGCGACATCCGTCTAATCCGGGGCGTTTTTGCCTTCACTCTTGAAAATCCGGGGGATATCCGACTGGAGGCAAATATGGGTGGCGGATCACTGTGGGACTTAGGTAGCTATTGCGTGAGTTTTGCGCGGACGGTGCTACAAGCAGAACCGGTTGAGGTCAGCGCCTATCAAGTCAGCGGCGATACCGGCGTTGATATGAGTTTATCGGCGCAGATGCAATTCCCCGCCGGTACACTCGTTCAATTCTTTTCCAGTTTTCAATCATTCGCTCATATTGAAGCAGACTTTCTTGGCACCGAAGGAAGAATCTATGCGGATATACCATGGGCTAATCACATTGGTGCTTCGGCTAATGTGCAAGTTACCCGAAGCGGTGATGCCGAAGAGACATCAACCTTTAGTGATAACATAGAAGGTCACACGACCAATACAAAAACGTACGAGAATATGAACGCCTATCAGTGCGAAATTGATTCGATGGTCGAGAGCGTTCTGAACGGTGCCGAGCCCATCATCTCGTTGACAGATAGTTGGAAGAATGTCGCAACAATAGTCGCGCTGCACGAATCGGCACAGACAAGCAAACCTGTCCGCCCCGAAACGTGGAACGAGAAACTCACCTAA
- a CDS encoding c-type cytochrome yields the protein MYRIVVLGLTALLTLSLVTITNAEMSEKAKMGRELFSDPSFGGTLDPAKASGLSCSDCHADFDEAATPDGRIRAGHSIVGVPHRGTAKGGMITADIFERAAGGGGFCYQHFLQKIPSDKVDPTAIPEEQAAALMAYFAHVSGDSKGPQFQITMLDKAAASAAADQIMEMEGDAQRGWKLYGQACNVCHPTAKKAGIGSQLVKRRPPRDLEKRKHQIAAYVRKGGFIMPFFSEDRLSDQAIADIVAFIAKLVEESK from the coding sequence ATGTACAGAATTGTTGTTTTGGGTTTAACAGCGCTCTTAACGCTCTCATTGGTAACTATAACAAACGCAGAAATGTCTGAAAAAGCCAAGATGGGGCGGGAACTCTTCAGCGATCCGTCTTTTGGTGGAACACTTGACCCTGCCAAAGCCAGTGGTCTCTCCTGCTCAGATTGCCACGCAGATTTTGACGAAGCAGCAACCCCCGATGGGCGGATACGCGCGGGACACAGCATCGTTGGCGTGCCTCACCGTGGCACGGCAAAAGGTGGCATGATTACAGCGGATATCTTTGAACGGGCTGCCGGCGGCGGGGGCTTCTGCTATCAGCATTTTTTGCAAAAGATTCCCTCTGATAAAGTTGATCCAACTGCAATTCCTGAGGAGCAAGCTGCAGCTTTGATGGCTTATTTCGCGCATGTCTCTGGAGATAGCAAGGGACCGCAGTTTCAGATCACAATGCTAGATAAAGCCGCTGCGAGCGCAGCTGCCGATCAGATTATGGAGATGGAAGGCGACGCACAAAGAGGCTGGAAATTGTATGGTCAGGCATGCAACGTATGCCATCCAACCGCTAAAAAGGCGGGTATCGGTTCTCAACTCGTCAAAAGGAGACCACCGCGAGACTTAGAGAAACGGAAACACCAGATCGCTGCTTACGTCCGCAAGGGTGGTTTTATTATGCCCTTCTTTTCCGAGGATCGGTTGTCAGATCAGGCTATCGCTGACATCGTCGCATTTATAGCTAAATTAGTTGAGGAAAGTAAATAG
- a CDS encoding mandelate racemase/muconate lactonizing enzyme family protein yields MKITEVKTYNLSYPLIEPFANARSWSKTRNAGIVEIRTDAGIVGWGEGTSTPSQVAIDTCLIGKDPFDIEVIWNTMHQGRSNAAAISGVDIALWDIVGKALNQPIYRLLGGAFRNRIPAYATGLFKKDVPDITQTLMDEAKSYVDQGFSAMKMKVGFGEAYDVKNVAAVRKAVGNTVILAVDANCGYDVGTAIDVGQKIAENDLFWYEEPITTNDVEGYVEIRRALNMRIAGGEGLQGRWGFRDLIQRRGYDIVQPDVSIAGGFTECRKIAAMASANHLRVLPHMWGSSIRLAATLHWQATIPDSPQALNPIPSLFEFDMTENGLRTDLAKVPIQAVDGYVPVPQEPGLGIEIDRAVIEKYAS; encoded by the coding sequence ATGAAAATCACCGAGGTCAAAACCTACAATCTCAGTTATCCATTAATCGAACCGTTTGCAAACGCACGATCATGGTCAAAGACGAGAAATGCGGGTATCGTGGAGATTCGCACCGATGCTGGCATTGTAGGCTGGGGCGAAGGTACAAGCACGCCATCGCAAGTGGCGATTGACACCTGCTTGATTGGAAAGGATCCGTTTGATATAGAGGTCATCTGGAACACGATGCACCAAGGCAGGAGCAATGCCGCCGCCATAAGTGGAGTGGACATCGCACTGTGGGACATTGTGGGGAAAGCATTGAATCAGCCTATTTACCGTCTCCTCGGTGGCGCGTTCAGAAACCGGATCCCTGCCTATGCCACCGGGCTGTTTAAAAAAGACGTCCCTGACATCACCCAAACCTTGATGGACGAGGCAAAAAGTTACGTTGATCAAGGATTCTCCGCGATGAAAATGAAGGTTGGATTTGGAGAAGCCTATGATGTTAAAAATGTAGCCGCTGTGCGGAAAGCGGTTGGAAATACGGTTATCCTTGCAGTTGATGCGAATTGCGGTTATGATGTTGGGACAGCAATTGATGTGGGACAGAAGATCGCTGAGAATGATCTCTTCTGGTATGAGGAACCGATTACGACAAACGATGTGGAGGGTTACGTAGAGATCCGCCGCGCACTCAATATGCGAATTGCCGGCGGCGAGGGCTTACAGGGGCGCTGGGGGTTCCGAGACCTGATCCAAAGGCGTGGATATGACATCGTCCAGCCCGATGTGAGTATTGCGGGCGGATTCACCGAATGCCGCAAGATCGCCGCGATGGCGAGCGCCAACCATCTCCGTGTACTGCCGCACATGTGGGGCAGTAGCATCCGTCTTGCCGCCACATTGCACTGGCAAGCAACAATTCCGGATTCCCCACAAGCGTTAAACCCCATTCCTTCGTTGTTTGAGTTCGACATGACGGAGAACGGTCTGCGCACCGATCTCGCCAAAGTACCGATTCAGGCGGTCGATGGATACGTCCCCGTCCCGCAGGAACCGGGCTTAGGCATTGAAATTGATCGGGCTGTTATAGAGAAGTACGCGTCATAG
- a CDS encoding sigma-70 family RNA polymerase sigma factor has translation MSKERKFTHSGTDDDQAVELEFEDNDEFLSVPTDRTNEVNDEEDSMTEDTTEDSLISSFRRRSDVGDGNRDEAFSYLQEIARTPLLTPEEEVKLFQKFEEGKQKVTALLDQLPLCILERVRPKTGRRRGAKQKETNGIWWSPMHVATLLEQIQKEIKVYQKHVRADVTMTPDDQAEECERLDTLQDDLHDAVEIIQKAKRKIVEANLLLVASIAKQHNFNKSSLSFLDLMQEGSVGLMKAVEKFDLARGYRFSTYATLDQQSQTIRIPCYVGETRRSIKQAQSKLARDLEREPGIKDVAEAVGMPENRVIEILQSTKGTISLDSPLSESSPDATISDLLADDSQVTPEEELLSNSEKESLEMVLGTLAGRETLVIKMRYGLTDGTEYTLAEIGRQLNISRERVRQIEDEALRKLRHHTRVQYLQELL, from the coding sequence ATGAGTAAAGAACGTAAATTCACACATAGTGGAACTGACGATGATCAAGCGGTTGAGTTGGAGTTTGAAGATAACGATGAATTCCTGTCAGTACCCACCGATAGAACAAATGAAGTTAATGATGAAGAAGACAGTATGACGGAAGATACAACAGAGGATAGTCTGATTTCTTCTTTTCGACGACGTAGCGATGTTGGTGATGGTAACCGAGATGAAGCGTTTTCTTATCTGCAAGAGATTGCTCGTACTCCCTTGCTTACTCCTGAAGAAGAGGTTAAACTGTTTCAGAAGTTTGAAGAGGGAAAGCAGAAGGTAACAGCGTTATTGGATCAGCTGCCGCTCTGTATTTTAGAGAGAGTACGTCCAAAAACCGGGCGACGACGCGGTGCCAAACAGAAGGAAACGAACGGAATTTGGTGGAGTCCAATGCACGTTGCAACGCTTTTGGAACAAATTCAAAAGGAAATTAAGGTTTACCAAAAGCACGTTAGGGCGGATGTTACAATGACACCAGACGATCAAGCTGAAGAGTGCGAACGTCTTGATACGCTGCAGGACGACTTGCACGACGCTGTTGAAATCATCCAGAAAGCGAAGCGGAAAATTGTTGAGGCAAACCTATTGCTCGTTGCAAGCATTGCCAAACAACATAATTTCAACAAATCATCACTTTCCTTCCTCGACCTGATGCAGGAGGGAAGTGTTGGCTTGATGAAGGCTGTGGAGAAATTTGATCTCGCAAGAGGGTATCGCTTCAGTACTTACGCAACATTAGATCAGCAGAGCCAGACAATTCGTATCCCTTGTTACGTTGGGGAAACCCGGCGATCTATCAAGCAGGCACAGAGCAAGCTCGCTAGGGATCTCGAACGTGAGCCGGGCATCAAAGACGTCGCTGAAGCGGTAGGGATGCCCGAAAACCGTGTCATCGAAATTCTTCAAAGTACGAAGGGGACAATTTCGCTAGATTCGCCATTGAGTGAATCTTCACCCGACGCAACGATTTCTGACCTACTGGCTGATGATTCGCAGGTGACTCCTGAGGAAGAATTGCTTTCTAATTCAGAGAAAGAGTCGCTTGAAATGGTCCTCGGCACATTAGCGGGTCGTGAAACGCTTGTAATCAAGATGCGCTACGGTTTGACTGATGGTACGGAGTACACTCTCGCTGAGATTGGACGGCAACTTAACATTAGCCGAGAAAGGGTACGCCAAATTGAAGACGAAGCCCTTCGTAAGTTGCGCCATCATACGCGAGTGCAGTATCTACAAGAGCTTCTCTAA
- a CDS encoding 3'(2'),5'-bisphosphate nucleotidase CysQ, whose amino-acid sequence MQKELEIAIQAAKEAGEIAMGYYQGSYNVREKSPNNPVTTADLMTNQRIREIIYHTFPDDGWLSEETEDSPDRLAKSRVWVVDPIDGTEEFIAGTPEFAISIALVVEGTPVIGVLHNPATAELFYAYAGGGAFCNGTPIYSSSCRCLKQASMLVSQTEHRKGLLAGLIPLVAEIQYIGSVTYKLARLAAGAGDLYVTVRPKNEWDFCAGDLILCEAGGVLWDKAGQIISYNKKRVKQPTGLFAGNPTLVKQILHCYSSTPVYV is encoded by the coding sequence TTGCAGAAGGAACTCGAAATTGCCATACAGGCAGCCAAAGAAGCGGGCGAAATCGCGATGGGGTATTATCAGGGCAGCTACAACGTTCGCGAAAAGAGTCCCAATAACCCCGTTACCACCGCTGACCTGATGACAAATCAGCGGATTCGAGAAATCATCTACCATACTTTCCCTGACGATGGCTGGCTCTCTGAAGAGACGGAGGATTCTCCGGATCGATTGGCAAAATCCCGCGTGTGGGTTGTCGATCCCATTGACGGTACAGAGGAATTCATCGCAGGCACCCCTGAATTTGCGATTTCGATTGCCCTCGTAGTTGAGGGAACTCCGGTCATTGGTGTATTGCACAATCCCGCTACAGCAGAACTCTTTTATGCTTATGCCGGCGGCGGTGCATTCTGCAACGGAACGCCGATTTATTCCTCATCATGTCGATGCCTCAAGCAAGCATCAATGCTTGTTAGCCAAACGGAGCACCGAAAAGGCCTATTAGCGGGGCTGATTCCGCTTGTCGCAGAAATTCAGTATATTGGTAGTGTCACCTATAAACTGGCAAGGCTCGCGGCGGGCGCCGGCGATCTTTATGTTACTGTACGGCCTAAAAACGAGTGGGATTTCTGCGCCGGCGATCTCATTCTGTGTGAAGCCGGCGGTGTCTTGTGGGATAAGGCAGGTCAGATCATAAGTTACAATAAAAAAAGAGTTAAGCAGCCTACGGGTCTGTTCGCTGGCAACCCAACTCTTGTAAAACAGATACTCCATTGTTACTCAAGTACACCGGTTTATGTTTGA